Below is a genomic region from Tepidiforma bonchosmolovskayae.
GCCTCTACCGCAACGGCGAGAGCGAATACCTGCTCAACGGCTCGCGGGTACGGCTCCGCGACATCCTCGACCTGCTGATGAAGGGCGACGTCGGTCAGAACTCCTACTCCATCATGGGCCAGGGCCTGGTCGACGAGGTCCTTTCGATGACCCCCGACGAACGTCGCTCGCTCCTCGATGAAGCCGCCGACGTCAAGCGGTTCCGCCTCAAAATCAAGGAGGCGCAGGACCGGCTCGCCGCCACCAGCGACAACATCGAGCGGGTCGCGCTCGTCATCCAGGAGATTGAGCCGCGGCTCACCCAGCTGAGCCGCCAGGCCGAGCGCGCCGCCGAATACCGCCGCCTGACGGCCGAGCTTGCGAGCCTCCTCCGGCTCTACTACGGCCACCTCTGGGCTGAGGCCCAGAACGCCGTCGTCCGCGTCCGCGCGGCCCTCGACCAGGGCATCGCCGAGAACGAGGCCGCCGCCCGCCGCGTCCAGCAGCTGCGCGAGCAGCTCAGGACGCTGTCCGACGAGATCCGCAAGCGCCGCGAGGCCATCGCCCGCCGCGATACGCGCAGCGCCGAAATCGAACAGCGCATCGCCGCCACCGAGCAGGCGATCGCCCTCGACCGGGAGCGCCGCTCCATGGTGGCGGTGCGCGGCGAGGAGGTTCGCCGCGAGCTCGAGGCGCTCGAAGCCGAGCGCATCTCGCTGGCCAGCACCGATGTCGACGACGGCCGACGCAATCTCGAAATCGCCGGTCAGGCCGAGGCGATCCGCGCCGAGATGGAGCGCGCCCGCGCGGAGCTCGATGCCGCCGAGCGGGAATACTCGCGCGTGCGCAGCCGGGTGCAGGAGCTCCGCGACGGCGCCGACGGCGATGACCGCCGGGCCGCGTCGTTCCGCGCCGACATCGAAGCCGCGGAACGGCGCATCGCTGACCTCGACCGCGAACTGGAGCAGCTCGTGGCACGCCGCAAGGCCGCCATCGTTGAATTGCTCGGCAGCCGGCGTCGCATCGCCGAAGCCCGCGCCGCAGTCGCCGAAGGCGAAGAACGGCTGCTCCGCGCTCGCGAGGAGGCCGACGCGGCCCGCGAGCAGCTGCTCCGCGTGCAGGAGGAGGTCCGCGAGTACGAGGCCGCCGGCAACCAGGACCTCCGCGAACTCGATCACCTCGAGGGGCGGCTCGATGCGCTCCGCCGCGTCCAGGCCGAACATGACGGGGTCGCCGCCGGTACACGCCAGGTGCTCATCATGGGCCAGGCGCTCATTGAAGAGTTCGAACCCGGCAGCCTCGGCGAGCCGCCCGAACTCCCGGGGGTCATCGGCCTGCTCTCGCGCCAGCTCCGGGTGCCGCCCGGGCTCGAAATCGCCATCAACGCCGCGCTCGAGCACCGCCTGCACGCCATCATCGTCGAAAACGAAGCGGTCGCCCTCGAAGCGATCGCCATCCTCCAGCGGCGGCGGCAGGGACGCGCCCAGTTCCTGCCCCTCGATACCGTCCGCCACGTCTACCCGCTCAACCTCCAGAAGGAGCGCGGCGTCGTCGGCGTCGCCTCGAAGCTGGTCCGCTGTGACCAGCGGGTCCGCTCGCTTGTCGATACCCTCCTCGGCCGGGTCATCGTTGTCGAAGACATCCAGGCCGCGATGCGGATGATCCGCCGCTCCCTCGGGTCGGTCGTCACCCTCGATGGTGTGTACATCGAGCCGACCGGCGTCATCGCCGGCGGAGCGACGGGCGCCGACGAGGGCGAGTTTGCCCGCCAGCGCGAACTGGAAGAGCTCCCGGCCCGCATCGAAGAGCTGCGCAGGCGGACCGAGGTCGCCGCAGAACGCATCGCCCAGGCCCGGCTCGCCATCGAACAGGTCGCCCGGCGCTCCCACGAGGCCGAGGCCAACTATGAACTGCTCCGCCGGGCCCTCGAAGGTGCGCGGCACGACCTCGAGCGAGAGCGGGAGCGCCGCCACCGCATCCGCCGCGACGCCGATGCCCTCCGATCCAAGCGGGCGGATATCCAGCGCGAGCGCGCCGCGCGCCTCCAGCAGATTGAGCAGGCGAGGCTCGCCCTCCAGGCGCTGGAGAGCCGCGCCGCCGAGCGCCGCGCCGAGCTCGCCACGCTGGAAGAAGAGCTTGCCCTGGCCACGGCCCGCCGCGAAGCCGCCCTCGCAGCGGTCAGCGAGGTGTCCGGCAAGCTCGCCGCCGCCGAGGGCGAGCGCCGCACCCTGCTCGCCATGCGGGAGCAGCATGAGCGCGCGCTCGAACGGCTGGATGCGCAAATCCAGGCGAAAAAGCTCCAGGCGCGCAACCTCGAGCTCGAAGCCGGCGTCATTGATGAGCGGCTCGAGCGGCTCGCGCGCGAGCTGGAAACCATCCGCGCGGAGCAGGCCCGGTTCGCCGAAGATGCCGCGCCAGACCGTGATGAACTCCACCGTCTCGAAAACCATGAGCGCGCCATCCAGGATGAATTCGCAGCCGCGCAGGAGCAGCTGCTCGCCATCGACCGGCGCCGGCTCGACCTGGAGAACGAGCTCGCCCGGGCCTATGAGCGCCTCGAATCCCTCCGCCACGAAATGGAGCGCGAAGGGCTCGGACCTGCGCCGTCCGGCGAGATCGTCAGCCTCGACGAGCTGGAGCGCTTGGAGTCCGCCCGTGAGCCGGAAGCGCCTCGCGTCCAGGGCGGCGCGGCCATCGACGTCGAAGCCACCCGTGCGCGGATTGAAGAACTCCGGCGCCAGATTCGGCGCCTCGGCGCCATCAACGAGGAGGCCCCCGAGGACTACCACGAGCTGAAGGAGCGGCACGAGTTCCTCACCACCCAGCTCGCCGACCTCACCGACGCCGCTGACCAGCTCCGCACGGCCATTGCTGAGCTGAACGAGGAGATCCGGACTCGCTTTACCATCACGTTCGAGGCCGTCAACCGTGCGTTCGGCGAGTACTTCCAGGCCTTCTTCGGCGGCGGGCATGCCAGCCTCGCCCTCACCGACCCGGAGCACCCCGCCGAGTCCGGCATCGAGATTGAGGCGCAGCCGCCCGGCAAGCGGATCAAGAGCCTTTCGCTGCTCTCCGGCGGCGAGCGCTCGCTCACAGCAGTGGCGCTCCTCTTCGCACTGCTCACGGCGAATCCTGCCCCGTTCTGCGTGCTCGACGAAGTCGATGCCGCCCTCGACGAAGCCAACGTCGGGCGCTTCACCGGAGCGCTCAAGAAGCTGAGCGAACGGACGCAGTTCATCGTCGTCACGCACAACCGCCGCACCATCGAGGTCGCCGATGCGATCTACGGCGTCTCCATGGGCCGCGATGGCGTGTCAAAGGTCCTCAGCCTCCGGCTGTCGGACCTGCCCCAGCCGTGACCCTGTCCCCTAACCCGTCGGCCGGTACCATCGCCCCGAGAGCACCGAGAGGAGTGCGCCTGTGAGGTTCTGGCGTCGAAAACCCGCAGAGGCTCAGCCGGCAAACGAGGCCGCGCCGCAGGCTCCCGCTGAGCCGACCGCCGAAGAGCGCGCCGAACTCCACGAGCAGACCGGCCGCGCCGTCGAACGGACCCGCCGCGGCATCTTCGGCCGTCTCACCGCGCTGTTCGAAAAGGCAGATTTCGACGAGACGATCTGGGACGAACTCGAAGAGATCCTCATCGGGGCCGATGCCGGGCTCGAAACGACAACCGCCATCCTCGACCGCGTTCGTCAGCGCGTGAAGAAGGAGGGCGTCAAGCAGTCGGTCCGCGTCCGGGAGATCCTTCGCGAGGAGCTCATCGCCACCCTCCGCGAGCCCGGCGAGACCGTCCCTGCGTGGTCGCGTCCCGATGCCCCCTCTCCGCTCGTCATCCTCGTCGTCGGCGTCAACGGCGCCGGCAAGACGACGACCATCGCCAAGATGGCGCACGCCTTCAAACGCGACGGTGCGACCGTCATCCTCGGCGCAGCCGACACCTTCCGGGCGGCAGCCACCGACCAGCTGAAGGTCTGGGGCGAACGGGTCGGTGTCCGCGTCATCGCCCACCAGCCGGGTGCTGACCCCGGCGCGGTTGCGTTCGATACGCTCGCCGCTGCCGAATCCTCGCGCGCAGATGTCGTCATCATCGATACCGCCGGGCGCCTCCACACCAAGTCGAACCTGATGGAGGAGCTGAAGAAGATTGACCGCGTCATCAAGCGGAAAGACCCCACAGCGCCCCACGAGACACTGCTCGTGCTCGACGCGACGACCGGCCAGAACGGCCTCCAGCAGGCGCGCACATTCACGGGCGCGGTGGGTGTGACCGGCATCGTCCTCGCCAAGCTCGATGGCACGGCAAAGGGCGGCATCGCCTTCGCCATTGCGCACGAACTTGGCATTCCGGTCCGGTTTATCGGCACCGGGGAGCGGATGGAGGACCTCGCGCCCTTCGACCCCGTCGAGTTCGTCGACTCCCTGCTGGCCTGAGCGCCATGGAGGCTGTCCTCGCGGCGCTGCTCGCATCGCTGGCCCTCGGAGCGATCGGCCTGCCGCTGGCTGCCGTCCTCCTCCGGCGCCTCCCCGACATGGGCGCCGGGCTCGCGGTGCCCCTTGGCCTGCTGACGGTCTCCCTCCCGTACTTCCTCCTGCGCGTGGCGGATGTGCTTCCGCCGGGGCGGGGAGGCTACCTCATCGCCGCCGCGCTGGCGGGGGCCGGTGCGGCGCTCGTCGCCCGGAACGTCCGCTGGCGTCGCGCCGACCGGATGCGCCTCCTCCTCGGCATCGTTGTCGCAGCATCCGTCTACTTCGGAGCGTTCCTCGCGTATACGGCCTTCCGCTCGTACAACCCGGAAATCGCCGGCACCGAGCAGCCGATGGACCTCCTCTTCCTCAACGCGACGCTTACTTCGCCCGAGTACCCTCCCCGCGACCCGTGGCTCGCCGGCGAGCCCGTGAGCTACTACTACTTCGGCTACCTGCAGACCGGGGTGCTTACCGCCATCAGCGGAGTCCCGGCGTCGGTCGGCTACAACCTCGGGCTCGCCGCGACCTTCGCCGCGACGGCTTCCGGGCTCGTATCCGTGGCATGGGCACTGGCCCGCTGGGCCCTCCCCGCGCGGGCACGCGGCTACGCCGCGCTCGCGCCGGCTGCCGCCATCATCCTGGTCCTGTTCGTGGGGTCCCTCTCGGCCGTATTCGAATGGGCGGCCGCCCACGAGCGCTACAGCGAGCCGCTGTACCGTGCGTTCGGCGTCGACTACCTCCTCCCCTGCGACCCGGGAGCGACGGCGAACTGCTACGCCGGCCCCGCTGGCGCGCGGACATCGGCGTGGTACCCCACCGAGTACTGGTTCTGGTGGCGCGGCTCCCGCGTCATCCCCGGGACCATCACCGAGTTCCCGTCGTTCAGCTTCCTCCTCGGCGACCTCCATCCGCACGTCATGGCGCTCCCGCTGGTCACCCTTGCGACCGGTATCGCCCTTGCCCTCTGGCGGGGCCGGGCGCCGCTCACCTTGCGGCGTGCCCGGGCCCGGCCCTGGGAGCCGGCTGTGCTGGGCGCCATCTTCGGCGCGCTCGCCTTTCAGAATGCCTGGGATGTCATCACCTTCTCGGCCCTGCTGGCGCTGGCGGCCGCCGCGCGAAACGCCCGGCTGATGCCCGGAGGCCGCGCCCTGGCCGGCGCTGCGGCGTTCCTCGCCCCGGCCGGGGCGGCGGCGCTCCTCCTCTATGCACCCTGGTGGCTCACGTTCAGCTCACAGGCGAGCGGGCTCCTGCCGTACGTCGGCGAAGGCACCCGCCCGGCCCATGCCTTCCTCCAGTTCGGCGTCCCCGGCCTGGCGGCGGCGACGCTGCTGATCGCCGCGTTCCCGGGCCGGGCGCGCATCGGCCCGCCCGCGGTCGCCGCCGGATGGGTCGCAGTGGTCCCCTTTGTCGGCTGGGTCGCCTTCGCCGCCGCCCGCGGCGACCTTGCAACCGGCGCCGATGCCCGCGGCGCTGCCGGCTGGGTCACCCTGGCGGCTCTCGGTCTCGCAGCCTGGGCCTTGAGCGCGCTCGCACTGACCCTGGCCCTTGGCCGCCGGGGGGCGGCTCCCGCAGCAGCGCTCGCCGCGGTCGGCTTCCTGCTCCTCTACGGGGCCGAACTCTTCCTTATCCGCGACATCTTCTACGGGTCGGTCCCCCGCCTGAACACGGTCTTCAAGCTCAGCTACCAGGCGTGGCTGCTCCTCGGCCTCGCGGCCTCGGTCGCCATCGCCTCCTTGCTCGCCGCCGCCGCAGAACGGCTGCGGACTTCCCCGTCCGGTGCCGGCCTCCTCGCTGCCCGCGCCGCCCTCCCCCCGCTGGGCCTGCTCGTCGCTGCCGGGCTCGTCTATCCCCTGCTCGCGGTGTTCAACCGGACCGAGGGCTTCTCCCGGCCGACCGCCATCGACGGGCTGGCCTGGCTCCAGGCATCCGACCCCGACGAGTACGCCCTCACCCGCTGGGTTGCCGCGCACACGCCCCCGGGCGCGGTCGTCATCGAGGCGACCGGCCGGCGGTGGGCAATCGATGCTGGCGGGAACCGCACCATGGTTGACGCGAACGTCGACTACACCGACGCCGGCCGCATCGCATCGCGCACGGGCAGGCAGACGCCGATTGGCTGGTACTTCCACGAGATCCAGTGGCGCGGCGATTCGGAGGCGAACCGGACCCGCCTGGTCGAACGCCAGGGCGCCGTCGACGACGCCTACGTCACCTCGAGTCCCGACAGGGTCGTCGCGGTCATGCGCGATTTCGGCGCGGAGTACCTCGTGGTCGGCGCGGTCGAGCTGGCACGCTACCCCGGTCCGTTCCCTGACTACGACGCGTTCCTCGACCGCGTCTTCGAATCCGGGCGGTACCGGGTCTACCGGCTGCCCGAATACCGCCCCGTGAGCGCACCATGACCGAAGCGCCACATTTCGCCCGCCGTCCGACGATACCGGTCGCCGCACTTGCCTGGGCGGCGGCGGCCGCCGCCTACGCCGGCATGCGCATCGCTGTGGTGCTCTCCCTCCCGGTGGGTGGGCTTGAACTCTGGTCGCTTGCTGGCGCGTGGCAGGCCCGCGCCGGGTTCGACGACCCGCGCTACGTTCCCACCCTGTTCCAGGCGATTTCCGCCGCGCTCCTCCATCTCTCAGCATCGGAGATACCTTCGCGGCTGCTTGCGCTGGCGGCCGCACTGACGGTCCCGTGGTCGCTCTATGCCCTCCGGCGCAGCGTCGGCGAGCCGGCCGCCATCGTTGCGCTCCTCATCCTTGCCTTCGACCCCCTCCAGCTCGCCCTCGGCCCGGCGGCCTCCCTGGCCGCGTTCGATCTCCCCCTTGCGTTCGGTTCGCTGGCGCTGCTGCAGACCGTCGGCCCGCGCCCGTGGCTGTTCGGCCTGCTCGGGTTCCTCTGGGCGACATCGGGCCCGGCCGGGCTGCCGCTCCTCCTCGCCGCGGTCGTCGTCGCCCCGCGGGTACGGACAATGCCCCGGCTCCCGGCCGCGGCTGCCGTCGCGGGCGCCGTCGCCGGCATTGGGCTCGCCAGCGCGGGGTTCGGCCTCGGCTGGCAGGGCGTGACCGTGCCGGCCTTCGACGCCTTCGCCCTGGGCTTCGACGAGCACTGGTCGAGCGAAACGTCCCGGCGGCTGTTCGTCCTCTACGCATGGGGCCCTGCCCTGGTCGGTGCAGCGGGGCTGGCCCTCGCCGTGCTGGAGCGAGTCCCCCGCCCGTTCCCCGGCCCCGTCGACCGACTCCTCGCCGCCTGGTTCGCTGCGGCTGCTGCCTGGCTGTTCCTCGCCGGCGGCACCCACGACCCGCTGCTCGTTGCCGCGGTCACGGCCTCGGCAGCCCTGCCCGCCGGCGGAGCCCTGGTCCGGCTCATCGACCGGCTTGGCGAGGTCGACTGGCGCACCGCTGGCTGGCCGCTCGCCGCCGCGCTGGGCGCTCTCCTCGTCATCGCGGGGCCGCTGCTCGACTGGGCGCGCCTCGACCACGTCGGCCGCTCAAGCGAAATCGTCGCGGTCGTCGTCCTGGCCGGCGTTGCCGCCGGCGGCATCGCCATCGTCGCCCGCCTGCCGCGCAACCGGCCGGCCGCTGTCCTCCCGTTCGCCGCGGCGGCGGTGGTTCCCTGGCTCGCCGGCGGATTCGCTGTCGCCACCGGCAGCCCGAACGAACCGCTGCCATCCCCGGTCACGACGCTCCAGGCCGAAGAAATCCGCGATATCGTCACCGGCCCCGCGAGGGACCCGGCCGGCATCGCGGCCATCCACCCCGAACTTGCCGATGCGCTTACCTGGCCGCTCCGGGGCAGCCGCGGGCTCGTCGTGAGCAGCCGGGTCCCCCCCAACGCCAGCATCGTCATCTGGCCGGCAGGCAGCTCCCCGCCCGACGGCTTCCGCACATTCGAAGGTCGCTGGGCCCTGCTCAGGGAAAGACGCGGTCCAGAACCTGGCTTCCTCGACTATCTCCGCTGGCTGGCGAACCGCAATACTCTACCGGTGCGCGACCTCGAAGCAGCGGTCTACGCCAGGGAGCAGCCGTGACGTCCTCCGCAGCGGTTCGAACGGGCCGGCTCGAACGCGCCCTCGCGGTGCGCATCCCGCTATCCGCTGAGGCGGCGCTCTACGCGCTCGTCTTCGCGGCTGCCGTCGCGCTCCGCTTCTGGGACCTCGGCTCGCGCGCCCTCCACCACGATGAAAGCATCCACGCCCAGTGGTCGTGGGGCCTCCTCCAGGGCAACTACCGGCACAGCCCGATCTTTCACGGCCCCTTCTACTACCACTTCCAGGCCGCCATCTTCTTTCTGTTCGGCGCGAACGACTACACCAGCCGGCTGTCGGCAGCCCTCGCGGGGACGGCGGTCGTGGCCCTCCCGCTGCTCCTCCGGCGGCGGCTCGGTCCCGTGGGCACCTTCGCCGCCGTCGCGCTCATCGCCTTCTCGCCGACACTCGTCTACTTCAGCCGGTTCTTCCGCGAGGACATCTACATGGCGGCCTTCACGCTGACGATGGTCGTCGCGATGTGGCGCTACATCGACGAAGGCCGCAGCCGCTGGCTGTACCTCTTCGCCGCCGGGTTCACCGGGAACGTCCTCACCAAGGAAGGCGCCTTCCTCGTATTCGCGGCGATGCTGGTGTACCTCGACCTTTACACTGCCGCCATTCTTGCCCGGCGCACACTCGCCGGCCGGACCGAGCGGTTCCTGCGCGACGACCTGGCCCGCCTCCAGGCGCTCGACCTCTCGCCGGCCGAGCGCGCCGCCGCCGAAGACCGGCTTCGTGCCGGCGCCGTGCTCGATACCCCCATGCGGCGATTCGCACTGGCCGTCGCGTTCGCGCCCTATGCCTGGGTCCTGGCCGCCTTCTGGCCGTTCCTCGGCCCGCTGCGGCGCCGGCTCGATTGGGGCGAGGAGCTGCCCCGGCCCGCGGACGTGCTCATCCTGCTCGGCACGTTCTGCCTGCCGCTCCTCACGCCGGTCGCCCGGGTTACGCTCCTCGAACCGCTCGGCATCCTCGAAAAGGACCGGCTGAGCTGGGAAAAGAGCCTGCAGGGTCCCGTCGCGGCCCGCGATGCCGTCGCGCTCCTCGGGCTGTTCACGGTCACCACCAGCATGGCTGCCTTCGCCGGCCTCCAGTGGAAGCCGAAGGTCTGGGGGATCGCCTTCGGGCTCAGCGCCCTCGTCTACCTCACCCTGATGACCTCCCTCTGGACCAATCTCCATGGGCTCATCAGCGGGCCCTGGGGCTCGCTCGACTACTGGTACAGCCAGCAGGACGCGCACCGCGGCGAACAGCCCTGGTTCTACTACTACCTCCTCATGTTCGCCTACGAATTTCTGCCGCTGGCGCTCATCCTCTTCGGGGGATGGTGGGCGGTCGTCCGAGGCGACGCCTTTTCGCGCTTCCTCGTCACCTGGCTGGTCGGCGTCTGGCTCGCCCTCTCCTGGGGCGCCGAGAAGATGCCCTGGCTGAACACCCACATCGCCCTCCCCGCCTGCCTCCTCGCCGCCTGGTGCCTGCAGCGCGCGTGGGATAGCTGGAAGGACCGGCCGCCGGTCTCGGCCAGGGTGCTGACCAGTCTCGGCTCGGCGGCGCTCGTGGCGTTCGGTGCGCTCCTCGCGATAGCCTACCTTCCCGGCGGCCAGGCTGCCGCGCTGTTCCGCCTCGCCCTCGCAGCCGGCGCTGTCGCGGTTGTGGTCGTCATCGCCCGCGGACTCGGCGCGGGCGCCTGGCGGCCGGTGGCTGCTGTTGCCATCGTGGGCGCACTGGCGCCCTTCTCCTTCCGAACGATGGTCCAGGCCGCGTACGAACGCGGCGATGTGCCGAAGGACCTCCTGGTCTACACCCAGAGCTCGCCGCAGCTGAAGGACATTGCGGACCAGATCAACGCACTCGCCGATGCCACCGGCCTCGGCTACGACCTCCCCATCGCGGTCGACACCACCGATTCGTTCGCCTGGCCGTGGGCCTGGTACCTCCGTGACTACCGTGCAGTTTCCTATCTCGATTTCTCCACCGGCGAACCCCCGGGCCAGTACCAGGTGATGCTGGTTGCTGCCGGCAACCTCGGCCGCATCCAGGACTACCTTGCCCGGCCCGCCACCACCCGGTACGCGGCGCCCGTCCGCTATCCCCACCGCTGGTGGTATGACGAGACCTACAAGTGGGCGATGGCGGTCGAGAAGGGCCAGGCCTGCACCTCGAGCTCCGGCAACTGCGGCCCCTTCCGCCTCGCCACTTGGCGCCACATCTGGTCCGGCATCACTGAGCGCGGCTGGCTGAACGCCTGGGCGCGCTACTGGCGCGACCATGACCCCGGCCGACCCCCCGGCTCGACCGATGCCTACGCCTTCCTGCCTGCGAACTTCGACCCGGCCACCGGCCGCCTCCGCTCCGAGCCGGTCGAACCGCCGCGGCCCACCGCCGACGGCGAGGGGCGCCCCGTCTTCGGCGGCGCCGGCTATCAGCCCGGGCAATTCTTCAGCCCGGTCGATATCGAACGCGACGCCTCCGGCAACCTCTACGTCATCGACAGCGCAACCAAGCGGCTCCAGAAGTTCGACCCCGAGGGCAACGTCCTCCAGTCCGTCGACATTCGCGTGGACCCCCAGAACCGGAACGAACAGTCCGAACCATGGGGCCTCGCGATCGGGCCGCGCGGCGAAGTCGTTGTGGCCGATACCTTCGGGTGGCGCATCCGCATCTTCGACGCCGGCCTCCGGCCCATCGCCACCTTCGGCCAGCCGCCGACCGGAGCGACGCCCGGGCCGTTCGACCTGTTCGGTCCGCGCGATGCCGTCGTCCTGCCCGACGGCACTGTCTGGGTCACGGACACCGGCCACGACCGCATCCAGGTCTACACCCTTGCTGGCGAGTACGTCCGGACGGTCGGCGGCCCTGGCAGCGGCCCCGGCCAGTTCGACGAGCCGGTCGGTCTTGCGCTCGGGCCCGATGGGGCCGTCTATGTCGCCGACATGTACAACCGCCGCGTCCAGGTGTTCGAATCCGACGGCACCTACCGAGCAGAGTTCCGCGTCGAAGGCTGGGGCGGGCAGGACGTGACCGATAAGCCGTATCTCCGCGTCCTC
It encodes:
- a CDS encoding DUF2298 domain-containing protein — translated: MEAVLAALLASLALGAIGLPLAAVLLRRLPDMGAGLAVPLGLLTVSLPYFLLRVADVLPPGRGGYLIAAALAGAGAALVARNVRWRRADRMRLLLGIVVAASVYFGAFLAYTAFRSYNPEIAGTEQPMDLLFLNATLTSPEYPPRDPWLAGEPVSYYYFGYLQTGVLTAISGVPASVGYNLGLAATFAATASGLVSVAWALARWALPARARGYAALAPAAAIILVLFVGSLSAVFEWAAAHERYSEPLYRAFGVDYLLPCDPGATANCYAGPAGARTSAWYPTEYWFWWRGSRVIPGTITEFPSFSFLLGDLHPHVMALPLVTLATGIALALWRGRAPLTLRRARARPWEPAVLGAIFGALAFQNAWDVITFSALLALAAAARNARLMPGGRALAGAAAFLAPAGAAALLLYAPWWLTFSSQASGLLPYVGEGTRPAHAFLQFGVPGLAAATLLIAAFPGRARIGPPAVAAGWVAVVPFVGWVAFAAARGDLATGADARGAAGWVTLAALGLAAWALSALALTLALGRRGAAPAAALAAVGFLLLYGAELFLIRDIFYGSVPRLNTVFKLSYQAWLLLGLAASVAIASLLAAAAERLRTSPSGAGLLAARAALPPLGLLVAAGLVYPLLAVFNRTEGFSRPTAIDGLAWLQASDPDEYALTRWVAAHTPPGAVVIEATGRRWAIDAGGNRTMVDANVDYTDAGRIASRTGRQTPIGWYFHEIQWRGDSEANRTRLVERQGAVDDAYVTSSPDRVVAVMRDFGAEYLVVGAVELARYPGPFPDYDAFLDRVFESGRYRVYRLPEYRPVSAP
- the ftsY gene encoding signal recognition particle-docking protein FtsY, with translation MRFWRRKPAEAQPANEAAPQAPAEPTAEERAELHEQTGRAVERTRRGIFGRLTALFEKADFDETIWDELEEILIGADAGLETTTAILDRVRQRVKKEGVKQSVRVREILREELIATLREPGETVPAWSRPDAPSPLVILVVGVNGAGKTTTIAKMAHAFKRDGATVILGAADTFRAAATDQLKVWGERVGVRVIAHQPGADPGAVAFDTLAAAESSRADVVIIDTAGRLHTKSNLMEELKKIDRVIKRKDPTAPHETLLVLDATTGQNGLQQARTFTGAVGVTGIVLAKLDGTAKGGIAFAIAHELGIPVRFIGTGERMEDLAPFDPVEFVDSLLA
- a CDS encoding flippase activity-associated protein Agl23, with amino-acid sequence MTSSAAVRTGRLERALAVRIPLSAEAALYALVFAAAVALRFWDLGSRALHHDESIHAQWSWGLLQGNYRHSPIFHGPFYYHFQAAIFFLFGANDYTSRLSAALAGTAVVALPLLLRRRLGPVGTFAAVALIAFSPTLVYFSRFFREDIYMAAFTLTMVVAMWRYIDEGRSRWLYLFAAGFTGNVLTKEGAFLVFAAMLVYLDLYTAAILARRTLAGRTERFLRDDLARLQALDLSPAERAAAEDRLRAGAVLDTPMRRFALAVAFAPYAWVLAAFWPFLGPLRRRLDWGEELPRPADVLILLGTFCLPLLTPVARVTLLEPLGILEKDRLSWEKSLQGPVAARDAVALLGLFTVTTSMAAFAGLQWKPKVWGIAFGLSALVYLTLMTSLWTNLHGLISGPWGSLDYWYSQQDAHRGEQPWFYYYLLMFAYEFLPLALILFGGWWAVVRGDAFSRFLVTWLVGVWLALSWGAEKMPWLNTHIALPACLLAAWCLQRAWDSWKDRPPVSARVLTSLGSAALVAFGALLAIAYLPGGQAAALFRLALAAGAVAVVVVIARGLGAGAWRPVAAVAIVGALAPFSFRTMVQAAYERGDVPKDLLVYTQSSPQLKDIADQINALADATGLGYDLPIAVDTTDSFAWPWAWYLRDYRAVSYLDFSTGEPPGQYQVMLVAAGNLGRIQDYLARPATTRYAAPVRYPHRWWYDETYKWAMAVEKGQACTSSSGNCGPFRLATWRHIWSGITERGWLNAWARYWRDHDPGRPPGSTDAYAFLPANFDPATGRLRSEPVEPPRPTADGEGRPVFGGAGYQPGQFFSPVDIERDASGNLYVIDSATKRLQKFDPEGNVLQSVDIRVDPQNRNEQSEPWGLAIGPRGEVVVADTFGWRIRIFDAGLRPIATFGQPPTGATPGPFDLFGPRDAVVLPDGTVWVTDTGHDRIQVYTLAGEYVRTVGGPGSGPGQFDEPVGLALGPDGAVYVADMYNRRVQVFESDGTYRAEFRVEGWGGQDVTDKPYLRVLADGRIAVSLPSLNLVRIYTPDGRPAAEIRPTAEPLSRPYGMVETPGGKLWIVEGGAARVRRFDLPD
- the smc gene encoding chromosome segregation protein SMC; the encoded protein is MYLKRLAIHGFKSFANTTTFDFGPGITAIVGPNGSGKSNVADAIRWVLGEQSARLLRTKKQEDVIFAGTGNRAAVGMAEVALTLDNTERWLPLDFAEVEIARRLYRNGESEYLLNGSRVRLRDILDLLMKGDVGQNSYSIMGQGLVDEVLSMTPDERRSLLDEAADVKRFRLKIKEAQDRLAATSDNIERVALVIQEIEPRLTQLSRQAERAAEYRRLTAELASLLRLYYGHLWAEAQNAVVRVRAALDQGIAENEAAARRVQQLREQLRTLSDEIRKRREAIARRDTRSAEIEQRIAATEQAIALDRERRSMVAVRGEEVRRELEALEAERISLASTDVDDGRRNLEIAGQAEAIRAEMERARAELDAAEREYSRVRSRVQELRDGADGDDRRAASFRADIEAAERRIADLDRELEQLVARRKAAIVELLGSRRRIAEARAAVAEGEERLLRAREEADAAREQLLRVQEEVREYEAAGNQDLRELDHLEGRLDALRRVQAEHDGVAAGTRQVLIMGQALIEEFEPGSLGEPPELPGVIGLLSRQLRVPPGLEIAINAALEHRLHAIIVENEAVALEAIAILQRRRQGRAQFLPLDTVRHVYPLNLQKERGVVGVASKLVRCDQRVRSLVDTLLGRVIVVEDIQAAMRMIRRSLGSVVTLDGVYIEPTGVIAGGATGADEGEFARQRELEELPARIEELRRRTEVAAERIAQARLAIEQVARRSHEAEANYELLRRALEGARHDLERERERRHRIRRDADALRSKRADIQRERAARLQQIEQARLALQALESRAAERRAELATLEEELALATARREAALAAVSEVSGKLAAAEGERRTLLAMREQHERALERLDAQIQAKKLQARNLELEAGVIDERLERLARELETIRAEQARFAEDAAPDRDELHRLENHERAIQDEFAAAQEQLLAIDRRRLDLENELARAYERLESLRHEMEREGLGPAPSGEIVSLDELERLESAREPEAPRVQGGAAIDVEATRARIEELRRQIRRLGAINEEAPEDYHELKERHEFLTTQLADLTDAADQLRTAIAELNEEIRTRFTITFEAVNRAFGEYFQAFFGGGHASLALTDPEHPAESGIEIEAQPPGKRIKSLSLLSGGERSLTAVALLFALLTANPAPFCVLDEVDAALDEANVGRFTGALKKLSERTQFIVVTHNRRTIEVADAIYGVSMGRDGVSKVLSLRLSDLPQP